From the genome of Legionella beliardensis:
CTTTTATTAATTTGTTAATTGTTTTATTGCTTGCTTTTTTTATCGTAAATTTTTTAATAGTTAAGGGACTGAACCAGCCAATTCAAACCTTAATTCAAAGCCTTGAAGACACAGCACTGCAAGAGAATTGGTCTTCTATCCCTTTAACGGGTAACGTTGAGCAACAAGCTATTTTACAGAAAATAAATACGCTACAAAAAAAGCTTCATAAGCTCTTAGCAAACCGGACGCGCGTGGTGGCTGCTATTTCCCATGATTTACGCACGCCCTTAACACGTCTAAAATTGCGAGTTGAAAATTTGGAAGATGAAAAAAGCTACCAAAAAATGATGCATGATATCCAGGATATGGAAATCATGATTCGCTACACGTTAGATTATTTTCAAGACATTCACCAGGCAGAGCAGCCGCAGCCTTTTGACTTAGTAGCGATGCTTAATTCCATTAAAGAAGACACATTGGAAGCTGGCGGGCGGGTTTATTTTTCTGCTGATACAGATAAATTAGTTTATATAGGTTCAGTTAATCTATTAAAAAGAGCGTTGAATAATATCATTACCAATGCCATTTATTATGGCGGCTTAGCTAAGATTAGTCTTAAACATACCAAAAAGAAAATTGAAATTTGGATTAGTGATCAAGGCCCGGGATTACCCGCTAGTAAATTAGAAAAAATTTTCTTACCTTTTTATAGGGCTGAGCAATCGCGCTCACGCAGTACAGGCGGTACAGGACTTGGGTTAACCATTGCTAAAGAAATTATAGAAACACACAAGGGGTCTATTAGTATGGAAAATCTTAAAGAGGGTGGCTTAAGAGCTGTTATTTGTTTACCAAGATAAATTAATAGTAGTTTTATTTTAATTTCTTTAAAGTTAAAAATTTTATATTCTAGGTAACTTTCCTAAAGTTGTTTATACACGATTTAATATTAAAGGGCACAACTCTTTCAGTTTACCCCGTTTAACCTCCCTCGCCCGCGCAAGAAATTTGAATAGTAGGTATCATGCTGGTTTCCGCGGGAGAGGGCTGGGGAGAGGGAAGTGCATTAATAGAAATAGATAATATGTTTAAGATTGCTTACAGAAATTATTTTCTAAATCGAAAGGGCCGCATGTTAAGAGGGCTGCTTATTGATAGAATTAAGATGCTGGGTAAGCTGAAAAATTAAGCGCTTTTTCAATTATAAAAAATTCGACGATGTTTGTGTTCCTATTAGGACTTGTCGCCTGAATTTAAACCCAGGCTGATTCACATGCTGTCTCGAAATAGATTTATCTATTTCCCTCTCCCGCGAAGCTCATCATTATACTATTCAAATTTCTTGCGTGGGCGAGGGGGTAGGGCGAGGTAATCTGAAAGAGTTGTGCTCTTTCAGATTAAATCATGTATAAAAAAATTCAGGGAAGTTACCTAATATTTAAAATGAATATTAATAAAAATAAGGGGAAAATCAGACAATAAACGACTAATTGTTATTACCCGTCATATCATCAAGTTTTTCACCAGCTTTTTGTGCAGGCCCTTTATTTTGAATTTTGTCTTTAATATTCTCTACCGTATTATCAATTTTTTTACCTTGTTTTTCTGCCGGACCTTCTTGGCAACCTGCTAGAAAAAATACGCTAACTGTCATCAGGCAAGCAATTAATTTTTTAAAATTTTTCATAATTTTCCTGTATAAAATGGTGTAGTTATTTTTCCGATTAATGAGTCTTAAAATCCTAGGCTGAGTATAATTCTTCTTTAGCAAAATTAAAATAGATAGATTAAATTAACAAATACAAAAAAAGCCATTTAAATTAGCTATTTTCATTGAAATTTGGTGGGTATTTATTCCATTTATAACCTTTTTTACCTAAAAGATACCCTTCATGGAAAAGTTTGCGCATGTAATGATGATCAAACATTGATTTAGGTTTTTCTTCAAAATAACTGGGAATAAACGCAAGGTTATAATCAATATTATCGCGTTTACAATAGACATAAATTCGATATAAATCGCCTATACCTTGCGTTTTGGTTAGGGTGGCTATAACGCGGCTGGCGATGTTATGGAGCTGAGGATTAACATTATCCCATTCTGGAAATACTTTTAAATTACGAATAATGTATAAATGACGCTCTATGTTTTGTTGAGAGTCATGCGACACTCTGGCAAATGGCGTAATGGCGTTTTCAAACAGCATGACTTGTGTTTCTACCCCGCCATCAACATGCATTTCTTTATAAATTTTACCTTTATAAGCCATGGTAAAATATTGAGGTGGAAAGAATCCCGGTAAGGCAGATGAAGCCAGTAAAATTTTATGAAATAGAGCTAGGCGATTGGGATTAGAGCTGACAGCAATGGCGCCTATATCCCAAATGACTAAGCGCTGAGCATTAAGTTGCGTGGTTCCAATTAGTAAACGCCTGCCTTTTAAATGTTCGCGCGCAATCGCATCTAACATTTTTTGGTTAACAATTTTTTTAATAAGTTTTTCTAATGGTTTATTGTTGGCGGCTGAGGGCGATAAAACAGGCTTAATGTAAGTAAAGGCTATGGCTAGAGGATTTTTAAGCTCATAAATATTTTCATCAGCAAGGGATGTATATAATTCTTTTAATCGCTCATCATACTTAGGCCCTAAAAATGCGAAAGGTGCAATGAGCGCGCCTGTGCTAATGCCGCTGACCAGTTTGAATTCTGGTCGGGTGCCCTGTTTAGTCCAACCATATAATAACCCCGCGCCAAACGCACCATCAGCGCCGCCTCCTGATAAGGCTAGCGCATTGATAGACGAAGGTAGGTGATTGCCATAGACTTTTAATTCTTGCTGCAAGGCGTCTTGGGCACTTTTCTCCATGGCACTACTTTGCTTATCTCCCCAAGCCCTAATATCTTGAAAGCCTAAGACTTGCGCTTCATTTTCCAAACGACTTGGTAAAGCCTTGTATAGATTGACTTGACTACAACTCGTTAATGCAGATAAGAACAAGCCATACGTTAATAATCGCTGCAAAATTACATAGGTCATAATAAGATAATGATTAAAATTTTTACATTTATTAAAGGGGGAAGATAATAAAAGACAAACTTAGTTTTGTAAATAAATTAATCAGGCTTTAAGAAAAATAGCTAGTATCAACTTGTAAAAGCCGTATTTGTACGAGGTGGGCCACCTGCTCACAGCCGCACCTTATGAGAATTTTATAATTTTTGTACAACTAAGATTTCATCGTCAGTATGTTGGTCACAAGGAATATTAGCTAATTTTTCAGGTGTTCGTATAGCTAAGGGAAAGGCTATATCTGTTCTTGGCCCGAAGTTGGTTAAAGCGGTAATGGCTGTATTACTGTAGTCATAACCCATTACTTGATACGTGTCTTTACAATCCTCTAGAAAACGTCCTGTAGCTGCACCAAATTGTAGGATTTTTGAATTAGGTTTTAAGTAAGCATTTAATTTAAATTCGTTAAAAAAAAAGATGCGAGTAGCTTTTTGTTGCAGTCATAACTCCATTTTCATATCTGACCATCTCACGCTTCTCATCAATACCTTTTTTATTGTATTTTTCCCAATGGTCTTTAGAAAGAGGGAACTCTTGTTCTTTTTCATTGTAATTAATTTCAGTGTTTTGCTTCATTCTATTTTCTCGTTTTTATTAAATGAATACTCAAAATATTATCATTTAAAGAACATATAGATTAATTAAAAATCTATTGGTAAATTTAAAGTGCTTAATTATTTTTTTAAACTAGTCTCATTAAAAATGAGGCTAGAATTATTTTATTATGCTAAACCCGTCTTCTGATTCTGATAAATCTGATTCTGACAAATCTGATTCGGATAAATCTGATTCTATAGCTGTAGACCTATGAGTTGCTTTGAATAGTTGGGCCTGGTTGGGCTGCTTTATATGTTCCAAATTGTCTACACTGTCTTTTGCTGAGCGCTCTATACTCGGTTGTTTAGAAGTATCAGGTATAACAGATCCTGCCTGAATGCTTGAAGTAGGTGGTGCTTTAGTAAAGCTTTCGCGTATACCATTTATTAAAGTGGCTGCTGTACTTAGCATAGACAGGGTAGCTGCTCCTATAAGTGTTGGTGTAGCAGCAATTCCTAATTTACCTAAAACCCATAAGATTGGGTATGCGATTTGCGGTAATATGGGCACGTTCGCAATCAGATTTAGTCCCACGGCAATACCTAATTTAGCACTGACAATTGCCATGACCGGAGACGCTACAATAGATAGTCCTACCAGTGCTGCCAGGGTACAGGTAACACTAAGTAGCCCTAGTAAAGGGTGTTTATTCCAGCCTGCTTGTGCACTAACAATAGGAGAGGTTACGGTACGAATTAATAAGCGGGCGCCTTCAGCAAGGGCATGTAAACCATTTAGAATAATTAAAGCCATGCTTCTTACTACTTGTCCACTAACACTGGTTGGAGCAATTGCATAGACTTGATGTTTTAAATAATTAATCGATTCAGAAACGACTTTCATTAACAATTCGGTTGATAGCTTGACCATATTTTTAAGTGGAGTAAATAGCCATCCAAAGAAAACAACATAAGCAATTTTAGAGACAAGGCCATTTTTAGCCGGCCAACCTAAAAAATATTCAGCAAAATTTGTCTGTTTGCGCTGCTCGTCGGTCATATCAGGTAGAAATGTTTCTTGCCAAGCTTTTTTAAGGAAATCGCTGAAGCTATTGTGTACTTTAATGTTTGCTGAGTTTAATAAGTCAGTAGACCTTAATAAGGGGTTCGTTTCGTCATTCTTACTAAGCAGATTCTGACGATTAACTTCTTTTTCCTTTTGAATAAGTGCAATCATATTAAGGCTATTGCTAAGGTGATGAAAACCACAGCTATAGCCATCAAAGAATGATTGAGTCCCTAACGATACATAATTGATTGTCTTTAATTCCTGAGGCACTTTATCATTGTCGGAGAAATTAACGCCTTCTTTACTAAAAGAGCCAGAAAAAAGGGAGCGCATAAGTCCTTTAGCTGCCTTATAAATAGCACTTGGCGTAAAAAGTTGACGCTGCCCTCCTGATGTATTAGGAGAAGTTACCAGCGCTCTAATATCCCCAATTTTAGAGTCAAAACAGGTAAACCTGGGCGCAGGTACATTTTTACCCTGATTAAGCTTAGCAGCAGGGCGATATAAGGTGGTAATATGGCCTTCAGTAACGCCTTCTCCCACCAGGGGAGCAATAACATGAAAATTATTTAAATCATCTGCAGCTAGCGCTAGTTTTATTGCGTTTAAAGCCTCGGCGAAACTAAAATTTGCTTCTCGGGCATTAGCGGCAAGAGGGGTAGTGATAACGAGTATAGGAGAAGGGTGGTTATCAATCACACTAAAAAAAACAGTATTTGATTCAGGGTTATCGAAATCTAATATGGCTTTATGAATAGGGTGGCCAGCATTTTGTAATGCTCGGTTTTGTGCAGGCGTTATTTCTTGTCTAGAAAGAAGCGTTAAGCCTACTTCATGATTTGGTTTATCAGCTGGCCGGTTGTGAATCTTAAGTGAGTCGATTATTTGTTCTACAGTTGTTTGCTGAGATAACAGTTTTCCTTGAATATGACTAGAATAATTATTTAATAAGTTATCAAACACATCATCTATAACATCCTGTGAAGAGAGGATACTATATGGTTGTTGATTAAAAATGCTCAAAAATTGTTCATATAATAATTCAGCCTTACTATCACTGTTCTGTGGAAATTTATGTAAGTGATAGGACCAGCCAACTGTAGTGGCTAATATATCACCCGCGCTATGGTTAAGTTCATATTCTTCTAATAAAATTAGATCTTTAATTTCAGGATTTATAGTGTTCAAGCTTAATTTTTGAGTAATTAAACTTTGAACTATGACATCAAATTCGATGTTTAGTTCAAGAATTTGCTTTAAGATAAGCTTAGCTTTTGCACTGTCATTTTGTTCAAGACAAAGGTAGAACAGTGGAATTAAATGCAAATATTGAGTATTTAAAAAGGTGATATGCTGTTTGAATGGTAATAATTTCTTACGTATATTGGCTCTAACGGCCTTACTCTCATGGCAAATAGATACCAGATCATCCAGTAAATCAGATGATCCTGCTTTGCTTTTTTCTTCTAGAAATGAGTTAACTAATGCTGACAAAGTTCCTTTAGTCAAGGAACTGGCTATTTGAGCCGGTGAAGAAGTAAATATTGGTTTGTTGTTGCTTGTGCGGTCATGGCGTCTAATCATTTCTTATCCCATTCCTTCTAAATTATTGGCTGTTTTTTATGCAGTTATGCCAGTTAATATAACATGTGATTATTAATTAATTATTAAGCAAGGCACTTATTACTAGAGTTTTTCAGTATTTGCTGGCAGGTTAATAAATTTTATTTCATCATGGCCTGTTAGAACTTAATTGATGTCATCTTTATGAAACGAGTGGCATAATACCCCTCTTTTATTAATTCTATGCCTCTAATTGAAAGGAAGTGGACTTAAGTGGTTAAGAAATTAGTTATCTTTATGCTGTGTATTTTTAGTGTTGCGTTAAATGCAAAGCCATTCATCGATGATGATGTATTACGTGCCATGCAATTGACCCATTCAGGCCAAAAAGACCCATTTCAATCACTTATTATTTTTTTTAACTCAATAGATAAGAGGGATGAGTTTATTAAGTCTTTGCAGGGTGATTTAACAATTTCACTTAGTCGTTTAGATTTTATGCCTGTCGCCATAGTCACATTTGTGCCTACAACTCGTATCTATAGAAAAATCACTGCATCTCCCCATATTCGTTACATTGCTTTAAATAAGCCAGCTAGTGAAAAAATAGAGGTGAGCCCACAGTCTGTTCGTCCTGCGCCGGCCGTGAAAGTGCCTTTTCGCTATCCTGGCATTGATTTATGGTGGGAGCATGGATTTAAAGGCCAAAGCGGTGTATTAGGGTTAATTGATTCAGGTATTGCGCCTGATCATCCTGCGTTTTTGGGAAAAAAAATTATTATTAATAAAACCCCGTCTTCTCACTATATCGATTACCCGTTCGGGATTCGTACCGCGCATGGCACAGGTGTAGCTTGTATCTATGCTGCTTTTCCTCATGATAAATCAAAATATGTAAGAGGGGTGGCTTATAAAACGCCTGTTATCTTATCGACGTTAGCGGGTGAAGGGACCGCACATAGATACAATTTTTGGCTGACTTATTCAAGCTTAAATTGGCTCTTATCATTTACCCAGTATAAACCTTCCGTGATTAACTACAGCTTTGGTAATGGTGATGTGACCTGTCATTTATGTCCTGATTGGAGTGGTTTAGGTAAGATTGTGGATTATATTGTAAATCACAATAAGATATTATGGGTGACTTCGGCAGGGAATAACGGCTACATTAAGCAAAAAAAACACGCGCCTTTTGTTTCCACCATGACGGTTCCTGCCGAAAGCTACAACGCCTTGACGGTGGCTAATATGAATATGTATGTCAATGATGAAGTAAGCTCGCGAAAATTTGATAGGCTAAGTCATGCTATTTATTACACAAGTAGTCGCGGCCCTACCCGAATAGGGCGAAAAAAACCAGATATTGCGGCACCCGGCAATGAAACATTAACCTGTGCACCTAACCCTGATAAATATCAACTCAATTATCCGGCTATTATGAAATACAAGGATGGTTATCGCTTTATGGGCGGAACGAGCTCTGCAGCACCCCATGTGGGCGGCGCGGTACTTCTTTTGCGAGATGCAGGTATTCATAATCCTATGGCGATTAAAGCGTTATTAATTAATAGTGCAGACACCTGGACTGATAGCAATAAACCGGGCCCAGATGATCCTAATTTTAAATACCTTGGTGGGCATCATAAAGTCGTAGGTTCAGAATGGAATCCTACGTATGGTTGGGGTTATATGAATCTGCAAACCGCATTTTATCAAAGGAAATTTATTATTGAAGATAATTTAACTGCTAAAAAACCGGTGGCTCTTTATCGCATAAAAATGCGGTATCAAGATAAAATTACCTTAGTGCATGAGCGTCGTGTTGGTTTTAATAAGAAAGGGCGTCTATGGAAATTAAGTCATCTAGTACTAGAAATTTTTGATGCGACTAATAATAAATTGTTAGCTAGAGATGACAGCTCTATTGATAATGTTCATCAAGTGTCACTTTGTAACCCTGCCTATTTAAATCTCTGCTTTCAAGAAAAACCTAAGGAAGTTATTGTTAAAGTTAGTTTAAAAAATGAAAAAATAGAGGGTAGTAAGCAAGAGGATTTTGCCTTAGCCTTGCCTACAAAAACCAGCTGAGTGCTATATAAAGGCAATGATTAAGTTAAATATCTATCTGTTTAGTAGTTTCTTGCTTGGTCATGTCGGCTAAGTCACGATGGATTGCTTCCGCTAAATTATGGCTTGAATAACTCTCTTTCTTAAAGAAAGAGAATTTACTGCCTTCTCCTTTTTTTGCGGTTGCTGCGATTAAGTTAGTAGTTAATTTATTAAGTTCAGTAAATTTTATTTCAGACTTTACTGATTGTTGAAACGATGACAAAACAGCGGCTATTTCTTGCTGCAGAAAAACTCCAAGAGTAGGTTTGTGAAATTGGGAGTAACCTTTAAGTAAATCATCAATAAAGGAGACTAATAAATTTACTTTGTCTATCATTTGATTTTGGCTATCAAAACTGTCTTTATATAGTGCTGACTTATTAGTAGTCACTAAGAAATCGTAATTTCCACCAAGCTGCCTCTCAGTACTGAAATAAGGCGCATCTTTTTTGCAGTCAGGTTCGTCATCACGTAGTAAATAAACCGACACACTATTAGGCACCCGAGCTTGCATACCAATGTCAAAGATTTGGCCATTGCTCTCTACAAGTTGTGGGGGGTGAGCAGCACCGCCAATAAAAATACA
Proteins encoded in this window:
- a CDS encoding sensor histidine kinase, which encodes MKLTKTAWRTYLALISLNLLIIFAAFQTYNYYSKNTHLPIPADAVKNLIVLVNKLQKNPQEKWPTILQRRSVPWSTLSLSTKPMYTKNALLTLQPALVFNLIKQHHALAISVFVNKDTWLNITMTPPVSIQSSAFINLLIVLLLAFFIVNFLIVKGLNQPIQTLIQSLEDTALQENWSSIPLTGNVEQQAILQKINTLQKKLHKLLANRTRVVAAISHDLRTPLTRLKLRVENLEDEKSYQKMMHDIQDMEIMIRYTLDYFQDIHQAEQPQPFDLVAMLNSIKEDTLEAGGRVYFSADTDKLVYIGSVNLLKRALNNIITNAIYYGGLAKISLKHTKKKIEIWISDQGPGLPASKLEKIFLPFYRAEQSRSRSTGGTGLGLTIAKEIIETHKGSISMENLKEGGLRAVICLPR
- a CDS encoding patatin-like phospholipase family protein, with protein sequence MTYVILQRLLTYGLFLSALTSCSQVNLYKALPSRLENEAQVLGFQDIRAWGDKQSSAMEKSAQDALQQELKVYGNHLPSSINALALSGGGADGAFGAGLLYGWTKQGTRPEFKLVSGISTGALIAPFAFLGPKYDERLKELYTSLADENIYELKNPLAIAFTYIKPVLSPSAANNKPLEKLIKKIVNQKMLDAIAREHLKGRRLLIGTTQLNAQRLVIWDIGAIAVSSNPNRLALFHKILLASSALPGFFPPQYFTMAYKGKIYKEMHVDGGVETQVMLFENAITPFARVSHDSQQNIERHLYIIRNLKVFPEWDNVNPQLHNIASRVIATLTKTQGIGDLYRIYVYCKRDNIDYNLAFIPSYFEEKPKSMFDHHYMRKLFHEGYLLGKKGYKWNKYPPNFNENS
- a CDS encoding S8 family peptidase: MVKKLVIFMLCIFSVALNAKPFIDDDVLRAMQLTHSGQKDPFQSLIIFFNSIDKRDEFIKSLQGDLTISLSRLDFMPVAIVTFVPTTRIYRKITASPHIRYIALNKPASEKIEVSPQSVRPAPAVKVPFRYPGIDLWWEHGFKGQSGVLGLIDSGIAPDHPAFLGKKIIINKTPSSHYIDYPFGIRTAHGTGVACIYAAFPHDKSKYVRGVAYKTPVILSTLAGEGTAHRYNFWLTYSSLNWLLSFTQYKPSVINYSFGNGDVTCHLCPDWSGLGKIVDYIVNHNKILWVTSAGNNGYIKQKKHAPFVSTMTVPAESYNALTVANMNMYVNDEVSSRKFDRLSHAIYYTSSRGPTRIGRKKPDIAAPGNETLTCAPNPDKYQLNYPAIMKYKDGYRFMGGTSSAAPHVGGAVLLLRDAGIHNPMAIKALLINSADTWTDSNKPGPDDPNFKYLGGHHKVVGSEWNPTYGWGYMNLQTAFYQRKFIIEDNLTAKKPVALYRIKMRYQDKITLVHERRVGFNKKGRLWKLSHLVLEIFDATNNKLLARDDSSIDNVHQVSLCNPAYLNLCFQEKPKEVIVKVSLKNEKIEGSKQEDFALALPTKTS